From Serratia fonticola:
CCAGTAAGGCAACGCTTAAAGCGATGACGGTCAAGGCTGAAAAGAACTTCGCTTTGCTGCTCAAGATCTTATCCGACGGTTGATGTACCGCAAACGGCCCACCTCAACGCTGAGGTGGGCATTAATGACTGTCATTAAGAGTTTTCCGGGCCGGATTAGTTCCCGCAACGGCATGGTTAATGGCGATTAACGGGTTAATCGGTAACGATCTTGACGCCTATCTTGCTGATTTGATTAGCATCCATCTCCGCGATAGTCCAGGTCAATCCATCCCATTCCACCTGATCCCCCACCACGGCTTCGCCCCCGATTAACCGGGTGACAAACTGGCCGAGCGTTTGCTGATCGTCCACGCCTTCTTGCAGATTCAGGCCGTAGACCTGAGAGATATCACTCAGGCGCGCATCGGATTGCAGAATGAAATCGCCGAAGAACCGCTCATCCAGCGTAACCGTAGGCGCCTGGCTGAACAGTTTACCCAACGCAGGCAGATCGTGTTCATGGCCAATAACGCATAGGGTATCGCCCTCCAGCAAGCGGGTGCTGCCGCTCGGGTGTAACAGTTCTTTCCCACGGAACAGCGCGGCAATGTGCGTTCCCGGCGGCATCTTGAGTTCGCGCAGCGCCGCGCCAACGCACCAGTTCTCTGCGCTTAGCTGATAGACAAACTGCTCCCATTGGTTTTCCTGATGAACATCCAGCCCCACGCGGGAAATCGGGGCCAATGCCGGTGGCACCACCACCTTGGCCTTTTTGGCGGCAAAGGACAGCGAAGTGCCCTGCAACAGCAGTGAAACCAACACCACAAAGAACGCGACGTTAAAGAACAGATTGGCATTGGGTAGCCCGGCCATCATCGGAAACACCGCCAGGATCACCGGTACCGCGCCGCGTAACCCCACCCAGGAGATAAACATGCGTTCGCGCAGGTTGAAGTTGCGAAACGGCAGCAGGCCGATAAACACCGAAATCGGGCGGGCAAACAGGATCATCCATAGCGAGAGCAGCAGGGCAGGGATGGCGATTGGTAACAGGTCGTGCGGGTTAAGCAACAGCCCAAGCACCAGGAACATACCGATCTGGCTCAGCCAGGCCAGGCCGTCGAAGGTTTGCACAATGCCGTGGTAGTTACGGATTGGACGGTTACCCAGCAGCAGGCCGCACAGATAGACCGCCAGAATGCCACTGCCATCCAGAGCGGTAGTCAGGGCAAAGATCAAGATGCCGCCGCTCACCGCCAGCAGCGGATACAGCCCTTCCGCCAACTTGATGTGATTGATCAGCGTTATCAGCAACCACCCGCCGCCCAGGCCGAGTACGATACCCATACCGAATTGCTGCAAGAGATGGACGATGAACATCCAGCTTAACGAGGTTTCGCCAGCGGAAATCATGGCAATCAAGGTGATGGTTAAAAACACCGCCATCGGGTCGTTACTGCCGGACTCAATTTCCAGCGTCGCGCTGACACGCTCGTTCAGCCCTTTGCCACCCAACAGTGAAAACACCGCTGCCGCATCGGTCGATCCAATAATGGCACCGATCAGCAGCCCCTGGATCAAATCGAGGTTAAACAGCCAGGCGGCGGCCAGGCCCGTCAGACCTGCGGTGATCAGTACGCCGATGGTGGCCAGTGACAATGCGGGCCATAGCGCGACACGGAAGGAGCTGACGCGGGTACGCATCCCGCCATCGAGCAGGATCACCGCCAGAGCCAGGTTGCTGACCAGATAGGCGACGGGATAGTTATCGAAGGCGATGCCTCCGGGGCCGTCAACACCGGCCAGCATGCCTATCGCCAGAAAGATCACCAGAATGGGAATACCCAGGCGCGAAGAGAAAGAACTGAGCAGAATACTTGCTCCCACCAACACGGCACCGATGATGAACAAGCTATTGATCGTGCTGGCATCCAAAATAATGTTCTCCTGCGAGTTGAGCTGAAAGGTGGGGCGCCAAAGCAATGACACCGGGTCATAATAGCCTGTTTTTCCTGTGCAACGCCAAGGCTGATTGCCAAAAAAACGGTGTCATTATGGCTGGTTGCCGCAAAATTTGATGAAAGGAGAGGTGAAATGTGGGTATTGCGGCTTTTGTGCCTATTTATCAGCTCATTGAGGACGGTAGGAAACAGGTTATTGATGAAAAACCATTAACCCCCCAGCAGGAGGCTTAATGGTTTGCAGGCGGGAGGTTAGTGATCGAGTGATTGCAGGGCACGCTTGATTAATTCGGCTGCCAGTTTCCTTTCGGCCTCAGAGATCCCGTCCAGGTTGAGGCTGGAAAGCTCGGTTACCAATACGCTGCGATCTTTGCCGCTGATGGAAGAATCCAGTGCGGACAGCAGTCTACCCAAGATTTTCAGTAGTGTGGCGTTTTCTGCTACGGCTTCGGTTGCCGCGGTCGGTTTATCGGTCATTAAAAATCCTCTCTGTCGTGACGGAAGGGAAATGTTACCGGCGCACGCGATGGTGATGCGCCATCCCTTAGGGTTCGTGAGCCCAATCGCTACCGTAAGGCAGGGATGTGGATTTTTTCTTATGCACTGTAGTTATAACAAGTCACTGCAATATGCTCCAGCACAACTTTGCATCAACGGGTCGCGATAGGTTGAGCAATATGTGCGCTGACCACCGATCAATTATAGCTAAGCGGTCACAGCATGCGGCGCACTTACGAGGGGGGAGTGTCATGTTAGCAGGGCGCTGCAGGCAACGCCCTTACACGGGAGGTTAGGCTTTACCAGAGAACAGGAAGCGTAACAGCGGGATGCGCTTGTGCAACTCATATAACAGGAAGGCGCAAGCAAAGACGAACACCAGGCCCAGTAGGAAACCCAGCAGATTATTATCGATCAGCGGAGTCACGAAGGCGCCGTATATCAGCGTCAGCGGATGGTGAACCAGATAGATAAACAGCGAAGCGTTGACCAGATAGGTAATGCGAGGCGAATGGAAATCGAGCAGCGCATGGCCAAATGCGAACACCACGTTGGCCATCAGGACCCCGAGCACGGCTTTGATCATGATTTCCAGTTCAAACCCAAAACTGCTGTGCGCCAGCAGTTTCTGGTTGAGCATGTAGGCTACCAACAGCAGCAGTGAGCCCAGTACGGCTGGCCACGAGGGCTTGAGGAACACCGCTTTCAGCCATGAGTACTTAAACGCGTAGGCACCCACAATGAAGAACGGCAGGTAGAACAGGGTTTCCATCACCACGAAGTTGAACAGGCCGTTAGACAGTAAATGCGGGGCGGTGATTAAAATAATGCGATGAAACACGCCGTATATAAAGGCATACAATAAAAACCACAATGAGATATTGCTGAGATTGGTCATTTTATTTATTGGCCGCGGTGCCATCGGCGTTTTTATAGCCTTAATTTTTTTAAACAGATAAAAACAGGCGCAGGTCAATAAGCACAAGGTTAATAAAAACCACAGATGGGAGACCAACTCCCAGACCGCCACGTTTATTTTTTGATAAGGGGTAAAATCATCCCAGCCGGCTAATTTATCGGTGTAGTTCTTGAGTAAAAAAAACTGTGGCAGGGTAATCAATGGGATAGAGCTCAACAGCGGAATGGCAACCCGCTCCAGGCGTACCTTCAACCAGCGGTGGCTATCATAGCGTTCGTACAGCATGTAGGAAAAGTAGCCGGAGATGATGAAGAACACCTGCATGCGAAAGGCGTGAATAAAGTCGTTCAGCACCGTTAGCGAAAACGACGGGGTCGTGCTGTTTACCGCCCACGAGTGGCTGGAGTAAATCAGAGAAAGATGAAAAGGAATGCCCAGCAGCATCAAATAGGCCCGGATCGAATCCAGGAAAAACTCGCGCTGGTTAGTGCTGTTAGTCATAGGTTACCGCTGGTGGTTGCATCAGGGGAGTGTAAACCCGCTTAATAAGTCGGCAATGGGGTAATCGCAAACTCAAACCCTACTATAGCGACCGACATTTTTCCATAGCGTCTTGGAGCACGGCTTGCTACGCTGCACAACTGCTTAAACTCTAAGCCGTAAACATCAGCACACGTTTATCATGTTGTCGGCGAGCAGAATAATCCATTAATATGGATTTTGAATATTTTGAGCACACGAATAGGGGGGGATGTGCTAGTAAATCTATTATCAAAAAAACCACGCGCCACGAGCGTACGTTGGTTAGGTGCTACCGTTTTATGCACGTTGTTGAGTTCGCAGGCATGGGCTTTTTCTATCGACGATGTGGCCAAACAGGCACAGGATCTGGCAGGAAAAGGCTTTGAAGCCCCGAAGAGCAACCTTCCTTCTCAGTTTCGCGATATGAAGTTCGCGGACTATCAGCAGATCCAGTTCAATCACGATAAAGCCGTGTGGAGCAAGCTGAAAACCCCTTTCAAGCTTGAGTTCTACCATCAAGGGATGTACTTCGACACGCCGGTGACCATCAACGAGGTTACGGCCACCACCGTCAAAGAGATCAAATACAGCCCGGACTATTTCAACTTTGGTCCCGTCAAGCACGATCCCGACTCGGTAAAGAAACTCGGTTTCGCCGGGTTTAAAGTGCTCTATCCGGTCAACAGTGCGGATAAGAACGACGAAATCATGAGCATGCTGGGCGCCAGCTACTTCCGCGTGGTGGGTAAAGGGCAGGTTTATGGGCTTTCTGCCCGTGGGCTGGCTATTGATACTGCCTTGCCATCTGGCGAAGAGTTCCCGCGTTTCCGCGAGTTCTGGATCGAACGTCCTAAGCAGGGCGACAAACATCTGGTGATTTATGCCTTGCTGGATTCTCCGCGTGCCACCGGCGCTTATCGTTTTGTGGTTTACCCCGGCCGCGATACCACGGTAGATGTCCAGTCCAAAGTGTTCCTGCGCGACAAAGTGGGCAAGTTGGGTATGGCACCGTTGACCAGCATGTTCCTGTTTGGGCCGAGCAATCCTTCGCCAACGCTGAATTACCGCCCGGCGCTGCATGACTCCAACGGTCTGTCTATCCATGCTGGTAACGGCGAGTGGATCTGGCGTCCGCTGAACAATCCTAAGCACCTGTCGGTCAGCACTTACAGCATCGAAAACCCGAAAGGTTTTGGTCTGCTGCAGCGTGGCCGTGATTTCCGTGACTACCAGGACCTGGACGATCGTTACGATCTGCGTCCAAGCGCCTGGGTTGAGCCGCGCGGCGATTGGGGCAAGGGCAAGGTTGAGCTGGTAGAGATCCCAACTGCGGATGAAACCAACGATAACATCGTGGCGTTCTGGACGCCGGACGTGTTGCCTGATGCAAAAACGCCGTTGGCATTGAACTACCGCCTGTACTTCACCCGCGACGAAGAGAAGCTGCATTCACAGGATATCGGCTACGTGGGTAAAACCATGCGTTCAACCGGTGATGTGAAGCAGTCAAACCTGATCCGCGAGCCGGACGGCAGCGTGGCGTTCCTGGTTGACTTCGTCGGCCCGGCACTGAAAACGCTGGATGCCAATACGCCGGTAGCTTCTCAGATCAGCATTGGTGACAACGGCGAAATGGTGGAAAACAGCGTTCGCTATAATCCGGTCACCAAAGGCTGGCGTTTGACGGTGCGTTTGAAAGTGAAAGACGAGAAACAGCCGGTAGAAATGCGTGCTGCGTTGGTCAACGGTGACAAGACCCTGACGGAAACCTGGAGCTATCAGCTACCTGCCAATGAATAAGTCTACTGAAACTGCCCAGGAATATCTTGCGGCAATGCCCCTGACCGATGAGCGGTCAGGGGTGCTCAAACAACAAATGATGGCGGGTGATACCGATACCCCGGCACTGGAGGCTTTGCATCGTCAGATGGGAGCCTCTGATGTCAATGTAGCATCGCTGCCTGCCGATGACATTGCCCTGGCCTCGGTCAAGGCACGCATCAGCCAGGCTTGGCCGGATGCCGTCGATGACGACGATTTTGATTGTGACCCGGAAGGGCGCACCATCCTGAAAGCCACGCCGCCGATAAAACGTACCACCATGTTCCCTGAAGCCTGGCGCACCAACCCGGTGGGGCGTTTCTGGGATACTCTGCTGGGTCGTAAGACGCACAATCGTCATGCCAGCAAAGAAGAAGCCGAGGCGGAAAACCGCTGGCGTATTGTCGGTTCAATGCGCCGTTACGTGCTGTTGATCCTGATGTTGGTGCAAACCGGCATCGCCACTTGGTACATGAAAACCATCCTGCCTTATCAGGGCTGGGCGCTGATCGATCCTATCGCCATGTTCGATCAGGATCTGATGCAGTCGATGTTGCAAATATTACCGTATCTTTTGCAGACCGGTATTCTGATCCTGTTTGCCATTCTGTTCTGCTGGGTCTCTGCCGGCTTCTGGACGGCGCTGATGGGGTTCCTGCAACTGCTGATTGGCAAAGATAAATACAGCATCTCTTCGACTATCAAAGGTGATGAGCCGATCGATCCAGCGCACCGTACCGCGTTGATCATGCCGATCTGTAACGAAGACGTTGAACGGGTATTTGCCGGGTTGCGGGCAACCTACGAATCGGTGAAGGCGACCGGTCAGCTTGAGCATTTCGATATCTATGTGCTGAGCGACAGTTACGATCCCGATATCTGCGTCGCCGAACAGAAAGCCTGGATGGAGCTGTGCCGCGATGTTGAGGGCCACGGACGTATCTTCTACCGCCGTCGCCGCCGCCGTGTTAAACGCAAGAGCGGCAACATCGACGACTTCTGCCGTCGTTGGGGCGGTGAGTACAGCTACATGGTGATCCTGGACGCGGACAGCGTGATGAGCGGCGAGTGCCTCACCGGCCTGGTACGCTTGATGGAAGCCAACCCGAACGCCGGTATCATCCAGTCTGCGCCAAAAGCCTCAGGCATGGATACGCTGTATGCTCGTGTGCAGCAGTTCGCCACGCGTCTCTATGGCCCGTTGTTCACCGCTGGTCTGCACTTCTGGCAGTTGGGCGAATCCCATTACTGGGGCCATAACGCCATCATCCGGGTGAAACCCTTCATCGAGCACTGCGCGTTGGCACCGTTGCCGGGTGAGGGCTCGTTTGCTGGCTCCATTCTCTCCCATGACTTTGTAGAAGCCGCATTGATGCGTCGTGCTGGCTGGGGCGTTTGGATAGCCTACGATCTGCCGGGCAGTTATGAAGAGTTACCGCCTAACCTGCTGGACGAGCTGAAACGCGACCGCCGCTGGTGTCATGGTAACCTGATGAACTTCCGCCTGTTCCTGGTAAAAGGCATGCATCCGGTACACCGCGCGGTGTTCCTGACTGGGGTAATGTCCTACCTGTCGGCACCGTTGTGGTTTATGTTCCTGGCGCTGTCCACCGCGTTGCAGATAGTGCATACGCTGGTGGAACCGCAATACTTCCTGCAACCCCGGCAGTTGTTCCCGGTGTGGCCACAGTGGAAGCCAGAACTGGCGATTGCGCTGTTCTCCACCACCATGGTGCTGCTGTTCCTGCCGAAGTTGCTGAGCATCGTGTTGGTCTGGGCAAAAGGTTCGAAGCAATACGGCGGGCCGATCCGGCTGCTGATTTCCATGCTGATGGAAGTGATGTTCTCAGTGCTGTTGGCGCCGGTGCGCATGCTGTTCCACACCGTGTTTGTGGTCAGCGCCTTCCTGGGCTGGGAAGTGGTGTGGAACTCGCCGCAGCGTGATGATGATGACACCCCTTGGGGAGAGGCCTTCAAGCGTCACGGTTCGCAAATGCTGCTGGGGCTGGTTTGGGGCGGCGGTATGGCATTGCTGGATCTGAACTTCCTGTGGTGGCTGTCACCGATCGTCTTCTCGCTGATCCTGTCACCGTTTGTTTCGGCGCTGTCGAGCCGCGCAACGCTCGGTCTCAAGAGCAAGCGAGCCAAGCTGTTCCTGATCCCGGAAGAATACGATCCGCCGCGTGAACTGGTTGCCACAGACACCTATCTGCAGCTTAATCGCCAGCGTGCCTTGCGCAATGGCTTTATGCATGCGGCGGTAGACCCGTCCTTCAACGCCTTGGCTGCCGCTCTGGCAACGGCTCGTCACCATCTGCGTACTATTATCGATCGGACGCGGGAAGAGCGGGTGAACGAGGCGCTGGAAGTGGGACCAGAGAAGTTGGCGAAAGCCAAACGCCTTGAGCTGTTAAGCGATCCGGTAGCGTTATCACGCCTGCATCAGCGCATTTGGCTGCTGCCGCAGGGCGAGGCCTGGCGCGAACATTATCGGCAGTTACCGCATAATGAGCTGGCTCACCCCGTCGGCCAACGCTAACGGTTAGTATTAATTAAAGGGGAATGCGCACTGCGTGTTCCCCTTTTTCGTTTCAATCTCAATAAAGCTTGGATGTTGAAAATGGCTTCACTAGTCCGTCTGGCACTGTTGGCCGCTATGGTGACGGCATTATCTGGCTGCGGTAGCATTATCAGCCGTACGGTGCCTGGTGCAGGCCACGGGCACCAATATTATCCAGGGGTGCAGTGGGATTTGCGTGATACTCCCTGGCGCAGTGTTATGGTGATTGATGTACCGCTCTCGCTGGTGGTGGATACCTTTATGCTGCCGTTTGATGCGCAGCACGGGCCTTACGAATAGGTTTTAGCCTCTGGTTGCGAAGACCACCAACTGATAGCTTTGGTTATTGCAGTGGAAAGTGGTCAACGCCGTCATTCCCAGGCCAGCGACATGGGCGGCGAGCGAATGCGGGTTATCCTCACTAACAAACAACGCTCCAACGTCAAAATCCTGCTGAGTTCGCGCTTTCACCGCGGCAAACAACTGGCGTAATACACCTTTTCCCCGCCAATCGGCACTCAGGCATACCGGGCCGTACAGAAATACCCGTTGTTGATCCAATGCCTGGTTTTGAAACCGCTGTGTGGCCAACGTGTGCAGCATGGCATCCACTACCGGCGGTCGGGGTTGGGCGTCGGTTGGCATCAGGCAGACAAACCCAGCCAACTGTTCTTCTTCGGTAGCGATCAAAATACCCAGGCCACTGTTGATGCTCGCCAGCTGTTTTTCGTTCATCTGCGAGACGATAAATCCCTGTTGCCGCTGCTGGGGGCTAAGTTGCTCTGGAGTGTTTTGCGCCTGTAGAGCCAGAATTGCGGGATAATCACCGGGAACCGCTTGCCTGATGAGCATGATGCCTACCTGTGTTAAGGAGAGAATGTAGCAGCATGCAATGCGTAACCAGGGTCGTCAAGGCTAGGGTGGGCAACCAGGCGCCCACCCAACGGGCTCAACGCTCATCCCATTCGTCGGCAGCGCTTTGGCCTTCTTCGGTATCCAGCGGAGGGTCGAGCTGAAAATCCCCTTCCTCCCACTCATGTAGCGTATTTTCGTTGATCCACTCGGCGCGGATCTCAATCTCGTCGTAGTCACCGTCAAAAATGGCCTGGGCGGCAGCACCGCTGCGCATCGTCATGCATTCAACGGACTCACCTTCTTCTTCGAAAAACTCCGCCTGCCACATCGTGTCGCCATCCAACATGATGTATTTTTGCAGGTTAAACTGTTGAGGTACCGGCGGTTCATCATCGCCGCCTTCCGCCGTTTCGATAAACTCTTCGCGAGCGGCTTCGATCGCTTCTTCCAGCGTGGCATACAGGCTCATGCTCATCTCCTTTTTCAATCATCTTGGGGGACACCAGCATTAATTGTTGTCGCATCGCCGCAGGATGCAAATTTTTTGTTGTCCGTTTTGCGACGATGGTTGTCCATCCGCCGGGAGACGTGTGGCTACGGGCAGGAAATAATGACTACACACTTTGGTCTGTAGGAGAATCAGGATGTTAGCCAACCCAGCAAGCAAGTACCGGCCGTTCCCGGCCATCGATTTACCCGATCGTCAGTGGCCGGGGCGCATCCAGCAGCAGGCACCGCGCTGGTGTTCCAGCGATCTGCGTGACGGCAATCAGGCGTTGGCCGAGCCGATGGATAACGCTCGCAAGCTACAGTTTTACCAGTTGTTACTGTCCTGCGGGTTTAAGGAAATCGAGGTAGCATTTCCTTCCGCATCACAAACCGACTTTGACTTCGTTCGTCACTTGATCGAGCAACGGCTGATCCCGGATGACGTCTCAATCCAGGTGCTCACGCAGTCGCGCGACGATCTGATCGACCGCACTATGGAGTCGTTACAAGGGGCTCCACGTGCCATCGTGCATCTGTATAACGCCACCGCCCCGATGTTTCGCGACATCGTTTTCAAGCAGGACAAAGCCGCTACCGTGGCGCTGGCGGTGAATGGCGCACGCCGTATTCGCCAATGGTGCGACCGGCATCCGGAAACTGACTGGTGTTTCGAGTATTCGCCAGAGACCTTCTGCTTTACCGAGCTGGAGTTTGCCCTGCAAATTTGTGAGGCAGTGGCGGACGTGTGGCAACCTGAACGCCAGCGGCCCATGATTATCAACCTGCCCGCCACCGTGGAGATGAGTACCCCGAACATTTATGCCGACCAGATCGAATGGTTCTGTCGCCACTTCAGCCAGCGGAAGCAGGTGACCATCAGCGTGCATCCGCATAACGATCGCGGTACCGGTGTCGCTTGCGCAGAGTTGGCCATGCTGGCGGGGGCTGACCGAGTGGAAGGTTGCCTGTTTGGCAACGGTGAACGCACGGGTAATGTCGATTTGGTGACGTTAGCCCTCAATTTGTACACCCAGGGCATCGCGCCAGGGCTGGACTTCAGCCGGTTGAAGGAAGTGGTTGAAGTGGTGGAGCAGTGCAACCAGTTACCGGTACACCCGCGCCATCCTTATGCCGGGGAGTTGGTGTTTACCGCGTTCTCTGGCTCGCATCAGGACGCTATCAAGAAAGGCTTTGCCGCCCAACAGCAGCGTGAAGATGGGTTATGGCAGGTGCCTTATCTGCCGCTTGACCCGGCAGACGTGGGGTGCAGCTATGAGGCGGTGATCCGCGTAAACAGCCAGTCTGGCAAGAGTGGCGCTGCCTGGCTGCTGGAGCAGAATCATGGGTTGCGCTTGCCACGTGGCTTGCAGATCGATTTCAGCAAAGTGGTGCAACAGGCCACGGATGAAAGCGGCAAGGAGATGACGGTGGCGGAAATCTGGCGGCTGTTCCGCAACAGCTACGGATTGGTGGAACAGCCGCGCTTACAGCTGCTCAGCTATCAAACGCAAAGTCAGGGTGGGGCGGCTTACAGCTTTACGGCGCAGGTGGCTCTGGCGGGGGAACCAATGCAGTTGCAAGGCAGCGGTAACGGGTTACTGTCCAGCGCGGTGGACGCGTTATGCCAGCGCTTTGGCCTGGTGCTGGCTATCGACGATTACCATGAACACACCCTGGGGCATGAGAGCCATAGCCGGGCAGTAACCTATATCCGTTGTACCCCTGCAAGGGGGGAGGCAATTTACGGAGTAGGGATTGACGCCGACTCGGCCAGTGCCTCGCTCCAGGCTCTGTTCAACGTGGCTGGCCGCTGTTTGCCGTGATCGCTGGCTGAGCCTGGGTAAAATACGTGCTGGGGGAAACGCCAAGCAGGCGGCGGAACATGGCGCTAAACGCGCTGGGGCTGTCATAGCCCAGATCCAAAGCCACCTCCAGAACCGACCTTCCGGCGGCCAGGGCGTTGAGCGCCGCCAGCAGGCGGGCACGACGTACCCAGTCGCTAAAGCGTAGGCCGGTCTCACGCTGGAATCGACGGGACAGCGTACGGCCACTGACGTTGATGTGCTGCGCCGCCAGCTCCAACTCCCAAGGCTGCGCCAAAGATTGTTGAATGTGCTGGCACAGGGCCAATAAGACGCCATCGCGTGGCTCGGGAAGGTGCAGGGGCAGGATCGGCAGCATACGCAACTCATCGAGGATCAGTTCCATAATGCGTTCTTCGCGTCCGCCGGGCCGGTAGCCGGGCTGAATATCCATCGCGCTGATAATCAGTTCACGCAATAAGGGGGAAATCTGCACCACTTGGCACTGAGCAGGCAAATCGGCACGGGCCAGGGGATCGACGAACAGCGTGCGTGCCGCCACGTTACCGCTAAAACGCAGGTTATGTTCCACTTTGGCCGGTAACCACACGCCACGGCCGGGGGGGACGACCCAACTGCCTACGCGCGTATTCACCTGTACCACACCGCTGAGGCCATGGATCAGTTGAGCGCAGCTGTGGTAATGATCCGGTTCGCTATCGCCATCCTGATAGTCCTTTGAAAACGGCACGATAGACTGATTCTCTGGGAGAAAGTCGACGTTAAACAGCATTGTTCCTCCTCTGGAGCCTGATGACGTGTCTGTTGCAGCATGCCATGTCTTGCAGCTAGCGCAAAGCGCATTTCCTGTACGCCGTTTTGCCATGAAACGGCTTAGGCTAGCTGTTTGCCAACGGGAGGAAATATGGAACTTGCCAACGCGGTATTACGGATCGCCCGGCCCACCGACCATTTGGCCGCGATTGCCAAAATGTATTGCCAGGGGTTGGGGTTTGAACAACTGGGCGAGTTTGCAGATCACCAGGGGTTCGATGGCATTATGCTTGGCCATCCGCATCATGCCTATCATCTGGAATTCACCCATCACCGAGGAGTGCTGGTTGGGCGCGCGCCTACGCAAGACAACCTGCTGGTATTTTATTTGCCGGAAATAACCTGTTGGCAGAGAAGGTGCCATCAGATGCTAGCCAGTGGCTTTGAGCGCGTGCAAGCCTACAACCCTTATTGGGATGTGCATGGGCAAACGTTTGAAGATTTGGATGGCTATCGTGTGGTGTTGCAAGCACGTGCCTGGCAAAGCTAATGCCGCCCTGGCGCAGATTTGCACTGTGCTGTGTGCCAGCTTTAATTGCTTTTCGTTGTATTTGGCTTTATTCTGGGGATGGTTTATATATTGATTTATAATGAAATTTCGATAACTTTAGTCTATAGATAGGGGTGGGGATGACTAAAAATATAGTGGGATTATTAATAATAAGCATTGCATCAGCTGTCCTAATTGGATGTGCTTATCATGATAAAAAGGACAGGCTTGTATACGTCTCTGGCAATGA
This genomic window contains:
- the leuA gene encoding 2-isopropylmalate synthase, with translation MLANPASKYRPFPAIDLPDRQWPGRIQQQAPRWCSSDLRDGNQALAEPMDNARKLQFYQLLLSCGFKEIEVAFPSASQTDFDFVRHLIEQRLIPDDVSIQVLTQSRDDLIDRTMESLQGAPRAIVHLYNATAPMFRDIVFKQDKAATVALAVNGARRIRQWCDRHPETDWCFEYSPETFCFTELEFALQICEAVADVWQPERQRPMIINLPATVEMSTPNIYADQIEWFCRHFSQRKQVTISVHPHNDRGTGVACAELAMLAGADRVEGCLFGNGERTGNVDLVTLALNLYTQGIAPGLDFSRLKEVVEVVEQCNQLPVHPRHPYAGELVFTAFSGSHQDAIKKGFAAQQQREDGLWQVPYLPLDPADVGCSYEAVIRVNSQSGKSGAAWLLEQNHGLRLPRGLQIDFSKVVQQATDESGKEMTVAEIWRLFRNSYGLVEQPRLQLLSYQTQSQGGAAYSFTAQVALAGEPMQLQGSGNGLLSSAVDALCQRFGLVLAIDDYHEHTLGHESHSRAVTYIRCTPARGEAIYGVGIDADSASASLQALFNVAGRCLP
- a CDS encoding AraC family transcriptional regulator, whose translation is MLFNVDFLPENQSIVPFSKDYQDGDSEPDHYHSCAQLIHGLSGVVQVNTRVGSWVVPPGRGVWLPAKVEHNLRFSGNVAARTLFVDPLARADLPAQCQVVQISPLLRELIISAMDIQPGYRPGGREERIMELILDELRMLPILPLHLPEPRDGVLLALCQHIQQSLAQPWELELAAQHINVSGRTLSRRFQRETGLRFSDWVRRARLLAALNALAAGRSVLEVALDLGYDSPSAFSAMFRRLLGVSPSTYFTQAQPAITANSGQPR
- a CDS encoding VOC family protein; protein product: MELANAVLRIARPTDHLAAIAKMYCQGLGFEQLGEFADHQGFDGIMLGHPHHAYHLEFTHHRGVLVGRAPTQDNLLVFYLPEITCWQRRCHQMLASGFERVQAYNPYWDVHGQTFEDLDGYRVVLQARAWQS